From the genome of Clostridia bacterium, one region includes:
- a CDS encoding polyprenyl synthetase family protein — MRHAVLGGGKRLRPALVLAAHAAVGGDADTRPLALEAAATVELVHAYSLVHDDLPAMDNADTRHGLPAVHRAFGEATAILAGDALLALAFEWLASAPWPDAAVGLRAVRELAAGAGHAGMVGGQQLDLDQTGPDTIASETEVRTLHAMKTGALFRAAVVLGGLAGGATEDHLEALAAFARPFGLAFQAIDDVLDVVGDASVLGKAVGADRDAGKTTFVDLYGVDGARQRAREAVEDALACLRPFGERAAALAALARFVVDRDR, encoded by the coding sequence ATGCGCCACGCGGTGCTCGGGGGCGGCAAGCGGCTGCGCCCGGCGCTGGTGCTGGCGGCACACGCGGCCGTCGGCGGCGATGCGGACACGCGGCCGCTCGCCCTGGAGGCGGCCGCTACCGTGGAGCTGGTCCACGCCTACTCGCTGGTCCACGACGATCTTCCGGCCATGGACAACGCCGACACGCGCCACGGCCTCCCGGCCGTGCACCGCGCCTTCGGCGAGGCGACCGCCATCCTGGCCGGCGACGCGCTCCTCGCGCTCGCCTTCGAGTGGCTAGCCAGCGCGCCCTGGCCGGACGCGGCCGTGGGCTTGCGCGCCGTGCGCGAGCTGGCCGCCGGCGCCGGTCACGCCGGCATGGTCGGCGGCCAGCAGTTGGACCTCGACCAGACGGGTCCCGATACCATCGCGTCAGAAACCGAGGTGCGCACGCTGCACGCGATGAAAACGGGGGCGCTGTTCCGCGCGGCCGTCGTCCTCGGCGGGCTTGCCGGCGGCGCCACGGAGGACCACCTTGAGGCGCTAGCGGCCTTCGCCCGCCCGTTCGGCCTCGCGTTTCAGGCCATCGACGATGTGCTGGACGTCGTCGGTGACGCGTCGGTGCTCGGCAAGGCCGTCGGGGCCGATCGCGACGCCGGGAAGACGACGTTCGTCGATCTGTACGGCGTCGACGGCGCCCGGCAGCGCGCGAGAGAGGCTGTGGAAGACGCGCTGGCCTGCTTGCGCCCGTTTGGCGAACGAGCGGCGGCGTTGGCTGCGCTGGCGCGATTTGTCGTTGATCGCGACCGTTGA